A stretch of Alkalicella caledoniensis DNA encodes these proteins:
- a CDS encoding FprA family A-type flavoprotein, with the protein MKEVFEIRNNIYWTGVLDPELRTFDIIMKTPHGSTYNSYFIDDEKKVLIDTVKPNFKGEFMEKLQGLVDIKDLDIVIINHTEPDHAGCLRYILDINPDVEVYSTKAANIFLKEQVNREFKGHIIKDGETLNIGSRTLRFITAPFLHWSDTMFVYSEEDQFLFTCDGFGSHYCAVEPDASHRSDYKEAFEHYYDCIMHPFAPHILSALEKVKDLKIQKTLPSHGPILEDGSYQREKYYQWAKRDNDKRNKNQVAVIYLSAYTNTEKMALGIMEGLQKVDGVTIRMIDAEKEPLSEIAEAIATSKGVLLGSPTINKTMVKPMWDIFSIIDPMANMGKIAGVFGSYGWSGEGIKMAQSLLKQMGFKVPFDPLEKKFSPSEETIEQCVHMGKEFGEKIIG; encoded by the coding sequence GTGAAAGAAGTATTTGAAATTAGAAACAACATATATTGGACTGGAGTGTTGGATCCAGAACTTAGAACATTTGATATAATTATGAAGACCCCCCACGGAAGTACTTATAATAGCTACTTTATAGATGATGAAAAGAAGGTTCTTATTGATACAGTAAAACCTAATTTTAAAGGGGAATTCATGGAAAAACTTCAGGGGCTTGTTGACATAAAAGATCTTGATATTGTGATAATAAATCACACTGAGCCAGACCATGCAGGATGCTTGAGGTATATCTTAGATATAAACCCCGATGTTGAAGTATACTCCACTAAGGCAGCTAATATATTCCTAAAAGAACAGGTTAATAGGGAATTTAAAGGGCATATAATTAAAGATGGAGAAACATTAAACATAGGAAGCAGAACCCTTAGGTTTATAACTGCGCCATTTTTACATTGGTCAGATACTATGTTTGTCTATAGTGAGGAAGACCAGTTTCTTTTTACATGTGACGGATTTGGTTCTCACTATTGTGCCGTGGAGCCAGATGCTTCTCACAGAAGTGATTATAAAGAAGCATTCGAACACTATTATGATTGTATCATGCACCCCTTCGCCCCACATATTTTAAGCGCTTTAGAGAAAGTGAAGGACTTAAAAATACAAAAAACTTTGCCATCCCATGGACCAATTTTAGAAGATGGGTCATATCAGAGGGAGAAATATTACCAATGGGCAAAAAGGGATAATGATAAACGAAATAAAAATCAGGTGGCAGTTATTTATCTAAGTGCCTATACAAACACCGAGAAAATGGCTTTGGGAATAATGGAAGGACTTCAAAAGGTAGATGGGGTAACTATTCGAATGATTGATGCTGAAAAAGAGCCTTTAAGTGAGATAGCAGAAGCCATAGCAACTTCAAAGGGAGTATTACTAGGGTCACCTACAATAAATAAGACAATGGTTAAACCTATGTGGGATATTTTCTCAATCATAGACCCCATGGCTAATATGGGTAAGATAGCAGGAGTATTTGGTTCTTACGGTTGGAGTGGTGAGGGCATAAAGATGGCTCAATCACTATTAAAACAAATGGGATTCAAGGTTCCGTTTGACCCACTAGAAAAGAAGTTTTCCCCATCAGAAGAAACCATAGAACAATGTGTGCACATGGGTAAGGAGTTTGGGGAAAAAATTATAGGATAG
- a CDS encoding polysaccharide deacetylase family protein — protein MRKRILVLFVLALLLITGCTGNVSTEPRDVDNGSELENPIEEEPGDEIEDEKIDFEAIRPNEAGQIMVLMYHQIGPEEKEWIRTPDNFRKDLQVLYDNGYRLVSLKDVLKGNISVEAGYTPVVITFDDGTEGQFRYIKENGQWIIDPDSAVGILLEMNDKNPGFGTAATFYVNTNPFRQPEFTQRKLEELIEFGMDIGNHTYTHPNLARDVKSKEEMQRQLGMLVKEIQSYLPDYELDSLALPFGGVPPKELFPYAVEGEHEGTPYHNLGILLVGSHPSHSPFSKDFDPHKIPRIRGEDPMEYGYIYYWMEYFERNPHLRYISDGNPNYITVPEDQLDKIDTEAFQGKTIRTY, from the coding sequence ATGCGGAAAAGAATCTTAGTATTATTCGTATTAGCATTATTACTTATTACAGGTTGCACCGGCAATGTATCTACTGAGCCCCGTGATGTTGACAATGGAAGTGAACTAGAAAACCCCATTGAAGAAGAACCAGGGGACGAGATAGAAGATGAAAAAATAGACTTCGAAGCAATACGACCCAACGAAGCTGGTCAAATAATGGTTCTTATGTACCATCAAATAGGTCCTGAAGAAAAAGAATGGATAAGAACTCCCGATAATTTTAGAAAAGACCTACAAGTACTTTATGACAACGGTTACAGGCTTGTTTCCCTTAAAGATGTCCTAAAGGGCAATATCAGCGTTGAAGCAGGGTATACCCCTGTTGTTATTACCTTTGATGATGGCACTGAAGGTCAGTTCCGATATATTAAAGAAAATGGCCAGTGGATTATTGATCCTGATTCAGCAGTGGGAATTCTTTTAGAAATGAATGATAAAAATCCAGGTTTTGGCACTGCTGCAACATTTTATGTTAACACAAATCCCTTTAGACAACCTGAGTTTACCCAGAGAAAACTTGAGGAGTTAATTGAGTTTGGTATGGATATTGGGAATCATACGTATACTCATCCAAACTTAGCAAGGGATGTGAAGTCAAAGGAAGAAATGCAAAGACAGCTAGGTATGTTGGTTAAAGAGATTCAAAGTTATTTGCCAGATTATGAATTAGATTCACTGGCTTTACCCTTTGGTGGTGTTCCACCAAAAGAGTTGTTCCCTTATGCAGTTGAGGGAGAGCATGAAGGTACCCCTTACCACAATCTAGGTATACTCCTTGTTGGTTCACACCCCAGTCACTCACCCTTCAGTAAGGATTTTGACCCACATAAGATCCCCCGTATAAGAGGGGAAGATCCCATGGAGTACGGTTACATTTACTACTGGATGGAATACTTTGAAAGAAACCCCCACCTTCGCTATATAAGTGATGGCAACCCAAATTATATAACTGTACCAGAAGACCAATTAGATAAAATCGACACCGAAGCCTTCCAAGGCAAAACAATAAGAACATATTAA
- a CDS encoding DUF401 family protein, with protein MGILGVALSLFLIIYLVRKNINVGWAMVLGAIVVSIFSQMGLSGTFEAFKTATLSNNFINLALVVFLISLLGYIMKMTKALDLMISSLFGLLGGGKLLLMAIPSLIGLLTVPGGAILSAPMVGESGEKMGLLNYQKAAINIFFRHIWYPIYPLYPALLLATSLTGTSETTIMLMSFPVVFAAVITAMNTMFVGSQVVKKEKNINKSEALLKLVQSMLPLIATLVLALVVKVPFPLSVFVGIVLALFNLIDEGSNILDVLIHRIKTMILPGVNFKMVISVYGIIVFGEVLNVSGVLSDFMNSMVSLGLPIGLLGVISALLTGLITGSNTASLGISVPVFLPLIEHNPLPYILLIFMASLLGYILSPMHLCLILTKDHFKCQYKEMYKYFMPPVLAMAIVTTVIALILMYI; from the coding sequence TTGGGAATATTAGGTGTCGCATTAAGCTTATTTTTAATTATCTATCTAGTTAGGAAAAATATCAATGTGGGATGGGCTATGGTCTTAGGAGCCATAGTTGTAAGTATCTTTAGTCAAATGGGTTTATCAGGCACGTTTGAAGCATTTAAAACAGCAACTCTTTCTAATAATTTTATTAATCTTGCCTTGGTAGTTTTCCTAATATCACTACTAGGTTATATTATGAAGATGACCAAAGCCCTAGACTTAATGATATCTTCTTTGTTTGGCCTTTTGGGTGGTGGCAAGCTTTTGCTGATGGCAATCCCTAGCTTAATAGGACTTTTGACAGTGCCTGGGGGAGCTATACTATCAGCGCCCATGGTTGGAGAAAGTGGAGAGAAAATGGGTCTACTAAACTATCAAAAAGCAGCTATAAACATTTTCTTTAGACACATTTGGTATCCAATCTATCCCCTTTACCCAGCACTTTTACTGGCAACTAGTTTAACAGGTACCAGTGAAACCACCATAATGCTCATGTCATTTCCAGTTGTTTTTGCTGCGGTAATAACAGCTATGAACACAATGTTTGTGGGGAGCCAGGTGGTTAAAAAAGAAAAAAACATAAATAAATCAGAAGCCCTACTAAAACTGGTACAGAGTATGCTACCCCTAATTGCAACACTGGTTCTTGCCCTTGTGGTAAAGGTTCCATTCCCTCTCAGTGTATTTGTGGGAATAGTGCTAGCTTTATTCAATTTAATCGACGAGGGTAGCAATATCTTAGATGTGTTAATTCATAGGATTAAGACAATGATTTTACCAGGAGTAAATTTTAAAATGGTTATATCCGTGTATGGTATAATTGTCTTTGGAGAGGTTCTAAACGTCAGTGGAGTATTATCTGATTTTATGAATTCAATGGTAAGCTTAGGATTGCCTATAGGTTTACTAGGAGTAATATCCGCACTTTTAACAGGACTTATCACAGGATCAAACACTGCATCTTTAGGAATCAGCGTACCAGTGTTTTTACCCCTTATAGAGCATAACCCACTACCTTATATACTACTAATTTTCATGGCATCCTTACTTGGGTATATATTATCACCAATGCATTTATGCCTAATACTGACCAAGGATCACTTTAAGTGTCAATACAAAGAGATGTATAAATACTTCATGCCCCCAGTTTTAGCCATGGCCATTGTCACTACAGTTATAGCATTGATACTCATGTATATCTAA
- the selA gene encoding L-seryl-tRNA(Sec) selenium transferase, whose amino-acid sequence MGEKINRREIPSVTKLVGHRVGKELIQEFGRQEFLLECRKTLESIRNNSEDYWGVLIPENILEKIKRNLNRKSTKKLKPVINCTGTILHTNLGRAPLSMEVGEVLKNISVGYSNLEFDLETGQRGTRTAGIEEQLNTLLGVEDCAIVNNNAAAVLLVLMTMAKGKEVIISRGQLVEIGGSFRIPEIMEQSGSILREVGATNKVHLKDYENAITENTCAIMRVHPSNYRVTGFTKEVSLAELRELSIKYKIPLIDDLGSGTIVELDKWGVYDEPTVNQSVKIGGDIVTFSGDKLLGGPQCGIIVGKREYIQKIKKHPLMRALRCDKLVLTALQYTLEMYKQDRFTKIPLYKFLERNTVELHRLAKDITKEIPQGTYEIQEDYAYVGGGALPTQEIPTVIIKFKGDYSAKKLSQAFREQEKPIIGRINQDQFILDLKAVFEEDVPYIQRITTKIWGDING is encoded by the coding sequence ATGGGTGAGAAAATAAATCGTAGGGAAATACCCAGTGTGACAAAACTAGTTGGGCACAGGGTGGGTAAGGAATTAATACAAGAATTTGGCCGACAAGAATTTTTGTTGGAGTGCCGTAAAACCCTAGAGTCTATTAGAAATAACTCGGAGGATTATTGGGGTGTTTTAATTCCCGAAAATATTTTAGAAAAAATAAAACGAAATCTTAACCGTAAATCCACAAAGAAACTAAAGCCTGTTATCAACTGTACAGGAACTATACTACATACAAACCTCGGCAGGGCACCTTTATCAATGGAAGTTGGTGAGGTCTTAAAGAACATAAGTGTAGGGTATAGTAACCTAGAATTTGACTTAGAGACAGGTCAAAGGGGTACTAGGACAGCAGGCATAGAGGAGCAACTGAACACCCTACTTGGAGTGGAAGACTGTGCCATTGTAAATAACAATGCAGCTGCAGTACTACTGGTTCTTATGACAATGGCTAAGGGAAAAGAAGTTATTATATCTAGGGGACAGCTAGTGGAAATTGGTGGATCCTTCAGAATACCTGAGATTATGGAACAAAGCGGAAGTATCCTAAGGGAAGTGGGTGCAACCAATAAAGTCCATTTGAAAGATTATGAAAATGCTATTACAGAAAACACCTGTGCAATCATGAGGGTCCATCCAAGTAACTATAGAGTTACGGGGTTCACCAAGGAGGTTAGCTTGGCAGAATTAAGGGAGCTATCTATAAAATACAAGATTCCTCTAATTGACGATTTAGGTAGCGGTACTATTGTAGAGTTAGACAAATGGGGAGTTTATGATGAGCCAACAGTGAATCAATCTGTAAAGATTGGTGGAGATATAGTAACCTTTAGTGGTGATAAACTCCTAGGTGGCCCACAATGTGGAATTATAGTTGGCAAAAGAGAGTACATCCAAAAAATAAAAAAGCATCCACTTATGAGAGCCTTAAGGTGCGATAAACTTGTATTAACTGCTCTGCAATACACCTTAGAGATGTATAAACAAGATAGGTTTACAAAAATACCCCTATATAAGTTCTTAGAGCGTAATACAGTAGAGCTACATAGATTGGCTAAAGACATAACCAAGGAGATTCCTCAAGGAACCTATGAGATACAAGAAGATTATGCATATGTTGGAGGAGGGGCACTGCCCACCCAAGAAATACCCACAGTTATCATAAAGTTTAAAGGTGACTATTCTGCAAAGAAGCTATCCCAAGCCTTTAGAGAACAAGAAAAACCAATAATAGGTCGAATAAACCAAGATCAATTTATTTTAGATTTGAAAGCTGTTTTTGAAGAAGATGTCCCTTATATCCAAAGGATAACTACAAAAATCTGGGGTGATATAAATGGTTAA
- the selB gene encoding selenocysteine-specific translation elongation factor, with product MVNIIIGTSGHVDHGKTSLIKALTGVDTDKLKEEKERGITIQLGFTYFQLNEETRAGIVDVPGHEKFVRNMLAGVGGMDLVLMVVAADEGVMPQTKEHLNILQLLNVKKGIVVVTKKDIVDDELLELVVEDIKDAIKGTFLEKSPFIPVSSVTNEGIEELKAEINKYISNAQIQSKSAKDFFRLPIDRVFSLKGIGTVVTGTLKDGTISVGDTCVVYPGERQVRVRQIQVHGEQVDTAFPGQRSAVNLTGIEKEELSMGDLLTTFAYLKPQNKVNCILRILDHAPELDSGTIVRFHWGTEETYGRAVLLDRDTLLPGESCYCQLRLEKEVVVARGDSFVIRSMSPVDTIGGGTVFNSTSKRIPRYNMRVIKNMEINEIGETQEIILEGIKQYGIRGITFGELAQDLQINRREIEEVIPKLKIEDKIVDIKDDNIVLMEKSHYNNLTSKILAILSEYHVKYPLRIGMDKEELRSKLGSKYSVKLMVSILKKMQLENLVEMEGLYVSLKGFQISLSGKELALVNQALSLLKESQFKPPNREDINIPVNLLEYLVRKGDVLIIGDIPFHKDVVNEGISEVIAYLKENPQGMELSQIKDLLGTSRKYIVPILEYYDGLGITKRSGDVRILGVKGRELSK from the coding sequence ATGGTTAATATCATTATTGGCACTTCAGGACATGTGGATCACGGAAAAACAAGTTTGATTAAAGCACTTACGGGAGTGGATACAGACAAGCTTAAAGAGGAAAAAGAGCGGGGTATAACCATCCAGCTAGGGTTTACATATTTCCAATTAAATGAAGAAACAAGAGCAGGTATAGTAGATGTGCCAGGTCATGAAAAATTCGTCCGCAATATGCTTGCGGGGGTTGGCGGTATGGACCTTGTACTGATGGTGGTTGCTGCCGATGAAGGAGTAATGCCTCAGACAAAAGAACATTTGAATATACTTCAACTACTTAATGTAAAAAAAGGTATTGTTGTGGTAACTAAAAAAGACATAGTTGATGATGAATTGCTGGAATTAGTCGTTGAGGATATAAAAGATGCCATAAAGGGTACATTTTTAGAAAAGTCCCCTTTTATTCCTGTATCTTCAGTCACCAATGAAGGGATTGAAGAACTAAAAGCTGAGATTAACAAATATATCAGTAATGCCCAAATCCAATCAAAATCAGCTAAAGACTTTTTTAGATTACCCATAGATAGGGTGTTTAGTCTGAAAGGTATTGGCACGGTTGTTACAGGCACCTTGAAAGATGGGACCATATCTGTAGGAGATACCTGTGTAGTATATCCTGGTGAGAGACAGGTAAGAGTAAGACAAATCCAAGTTCATGGTGAACAGGTTGACACAGCTTTTCCTGGACAAAGGTCTGCCGTTAACTTAACGGGAATTGAAAAGGAAGAGTTGTCCATGGGAGATCTTCTGACAACATTTGCCTACTTAAAGCCACAGAACAAAGTGAACTGTATCTTGAGAATTTTGGACCATGCACCGGAATTAGATAGCGGAACTATAGTTAGGTTTCACTGGGGCACAGAAGAAACCTACGGAAGAGCTGTACTCCTTGATAGGGATACATTGCTACCTGGCGAAAGTTGTTATTGTCAGTTGAGACTAGAAAAAGAAGTTGTTGTTGCTAGAGGAGATAGTTTTGTTATTCGATCAATGTCACCTGTTGATACAATAGGTGGGGGTACGGTTTTTAATAGTACTAGTAAAAGGATCCCTAGGTATAATATGCGAGTTATAAAAAACATGGAGATAAACGAAATAGGTGAGACACAAGAGATAATTTTAGAAGGAATCAAGCAATATGGTATAAGGGGAATAACCTTTGGGGAGTTAGCTCAAGATCTGCAAATCAACCGTAGGGAGATAGAAGAGGTTATTCCTAAACTAAAAATAGAAGACAAAATAGTGGATATAAAAGACGATAATATTGTTCTTATGGAAAAATCCCACTACAACAACTTGACTTCTAAAATACTAGCTATCCTTTCAGAATATCACGTAAAATATCCCCTAAGAATAGGAATGGACAAAGAAGAGCTTCGAAGTAAGCTCGGAAGTAAATATTCAGTAAAGCTTATGGTATCTATATTAAAGAAAATGCAATTAGAGAATCTAGTTGAGATGGAAGGACTTTATGTAAGTTTAAAGGGATTTCAAATTTCACTATCTGGCAAGGAACTGGCGCTTGTAAACCAAGCTCTAAGCCTACTAAAGGAGAGTCAGTTCAAACCACCTAATAGGGAAGATATTAACATACCTGTTAACCTATTGGAGTATCTAGTGAGAAAAGGAGATGTGTTAATTATTGGCGACATACCTTTCCATAAGGATGTAGTTAACGAAGGGATTAGTGAGGTAATAGCATATCTAAAAGAAAAT